Proteins encoded by one window of Scatophagus argus isolate fScaArg1 chromosome 4, fScaArg1.pri, whole genome shotgun sequence:
- the LOC124057543 gene encoding uncharacterized protein LOC124057543: MNPPMINSTNSVSTTKRKREAERSVNWTVEETQVLLCAWSDERVQKSLAENLRNRHVFKHLSARMSEMGFSRSPHQCRLRVKTLKANYVRAKLQRSVDSLQPCTFKYFTEMDAVLGRRSSRGEGEPCFVSPEQMFEQHLDSIDSIGNRLPDLNSNTEISGHHLSSLGKTGRQHLSSLEEIEGRQSWKLDSEVKLEDGEDTTGKFDVRNTEFPRCPRDRRYEVNQESSIHREINGTFVENSLSTPSPHVVPTPPAPSPPPFTQPTASPLPEPPDPRPNTLPPFGHHHPESTCLEPILKRLSERFQQLVSETRGLLVQLESQRQEQARWHQELLAEWLQREERRQRETAEREERREKARMEHEIRVLELLISLAREHGCKCGGSQTVAEAPAGPNQAMN, from the exons ATGAATCCTCCGATGATCAACTCGACCAACTCCGTGTCAACGACCAAAA GAAAACGAGAAGCTGAGCGCTCCGTTAACTGGACAGTAGAAGAAACTCAGGTGCTGCTGTGCGCCTGGAGTGACGAGCGTGTCCAGAAGAGTTTGGCAGAAAACCTACGCAACCGCCATGTCTTCAAGCACCTCTCGGCCCGTATGAGTGAAATGGGTTTCTCTCGGAGTCCACACCAGTGCCGGCTTCGGGTCAAAACCCTGAAGGCTAATTATGTGAGAGCCAAACTGCAGAGGAGTGTCGACAGTTTGCAGCCTTGCACTTTTAAATACTTTACAGAAATGGATGCTGTGTTGGGCCGGAGATCATCGAGAGGGGAAGGAGAACCCTGTTTCGTTTCTCCGGAACAGATGTTCGAGCAGCATCTTGACTCCATAGACAGTATAGGAAATAGGCTACCAGATTTAAATTCTAATACAGAGATTAGTGGACACCATCTCAGTTCTTTggggaagacaggaagacaacatCTGAGCTCCTTAGAGGAGATAGAAGGCCGTCAATCTTGGAAGCTGGACTCTGAAGTCAAGCTGGAGGATGGAGAAGATACAACAGGGAAGTTTGATGTCAGGAATACAGAATTCCCACGGTGTCCGAGAGACAGACGTTATGAAGTTAATCAGGAATCATCCATTCATCGAGAAATTAATG GTACATTTGTGGAAAACAGCTTGAGCACTCCATCCCCACATGTAGTACCAACTCCACCTGCTCCTTCTCCGCCCCCTTTTACCCAGCCCactgcctctcctctccctgaGCCACCAGATCCAAGACCCAACACCCTTCCGCCCTTTGGCCACCACCACCCTGAGTCCACCTGCCTGGAACCCATCCTCAAACGCCTGTCAGAACGCTTCCAGCAGCTGGTTTCGGAGACCCGGGGCCTTCTGGTGCAGCTTGAGAGTCAGCGGCAGGAACAGGCCCGCTGGCATCAGGAGCTCTTAGCAGAgtggctgcagagagaggagcgTCGGCAGAGGGAGacggcagagagggaggagaggagggagaaagccCGCATGGAGCATGAAATCAGAGTCCTGGAACTCCTCATCAGTTTAGCCAGAGAACACGGGTGTAAATGTGGAGGCAGTCAGACAGTAGCAGAGGCACCAGCTGGTCCAAATCAGGCTATGAACTAA
- the rasgef1ba gene encoding ras-GEF domain-containing family member 1B-A isoform X2: MPQTPPFTGQLNTSSYNKNLYQTKEESYPGLFYHDNNLVSGSLEALIHHLVPTVDYYPDRTYIFTFLLSSRLFIHPYELMSKVCHLCMEQQRLGDPQADKLRVRKIAPKVLQLLTEWTETFPYDFRDERMMRNLKELTHRLASGDEVYRKAVGQMSQGLIRRLTVLSQYEEALVKINATAAERLTALKAKPQASIQRDMLSICNDPFTVAQQLTHIELERLSYIGPEEFVQAFVQKDPLDNDKSCFSDRKKASNLEAYVEWFNRLSYLVATEICMPVKKKHRARVIEFFIDVARECFNIGNFNSLMAIISGMNMSPVSRLKKTWSKVKTAKFDILEHQMDPSSNFYNYRTALRGATQRSITANSSREKIVIPFFSLLIKDIYFLNEGCANRLQNGHINFEKFWELAKQVSEFMTWKKVECPFEKDRKILQYLLTAPAFTEDALYLASYESEGPENNMEKDRWKSLRSTLLSRV, encoded by the exons ATGCCTCAGACACCACCATTCACGGGGCAGCTGAACACTAGCAGCTACAACAAGAACCTGTACCAGACCAAGGAAGAAAGCTACCCGGGCCTCTTTTATCATGACAACAACCTGGTGTCCGGGTCACTGGAGGCCCTCATTCACCACTTGGTCCCAACTGTAGACTATTATCCAGAT AGGACATACATCTTCACCTTCTTGCTCAGCTCTCGTCTTTTTATCCACCCATACGAACTCATGTCAAAGGTATGTCACCTGTGCATGGAGCAACAACGACTTGGCGATCCCCAAGCTGACAAG TTGCGAGTCAGGAAAATTGCTCCCAAGGTTCTCCAGCTGCTGACAGAGTGGACGGAAACCTTCCCATACGACTTCAGGGACGAGAGGATGATGCGCAACCTGAAGGAGCTGACCCACCGACTGGCCAGTGGAGACGAG GTTTACAGGAAGGCAGTGGGCCAGATGAGCCAGGGTCTGATCAGAAGGTTGACTGTGCTCAGCCAGTATGAGGAGGCACTGGTCAAGATCAACGCCACGGCGGCAGAGCGATTGACGGCTCTTAAGGCAAAGCCCCAGGCGTCCATTCAGAGAGACATGCTGTCCATCTGCAACGACCCATTTACTGTCGCCCAACAGCTCACACACATAGAACTG GAGCGACTGAGTTACATTGGACCTGAAGAATTTGTCCAGGCTTTCGTCCAGAAAGACCCTCTGGACAACGATAAG agttGCTTCAGTGATCGCAAAAAGGCCAGCAATCTGGAAGCTTATGTTGAATGGTTCAACAGGCTCAGTTATCTGGTGGCTACAGAAATCTGCATG CCTGTGAAAAAGAAGCACCGAGCTCGAGTCATCGAGTTCTTCATCGACGTGGCACGGGAATGCTTCAACATCGGCAACTTCAACTCCCTCATGGCCATCATAT CTGGGATGAACATGAGTCCAGTATCTCGGCTCAAGAAGACCTGGAGTAAAGTGAAAACAGCCAAGTTTGACATCTTGGAA caccAGATGGATCCTTCCAGCAATTTCTATAACTACAGAACAGCGCTGAGAGGAGCCACACAGAGGTCGATCACCGCCAACAGCAGCCGAGAGAAG ATTGTCATCCCTTTCTTCAGCCTGCTCATAAAAGACATCTACTTCCTCAACGAGGGATGTGCCAACAGGCTGCAGAACGGGCACATCAACTTTGAG aaattCTGGGAACTTGCCAAACAAGTGAGTGAGTTCATGACCTGGAAGAAAGTAGAGTGTCCGTTTGAGAAGGATCGCAAGATTCTGCAGTACCTGCTGACTGCTCCAGCTTTCACTGAAGATG CGTTGTATCTGGCGTCATATGAGAGCGAAGGCCCTGAGAACAACATGGAGAAGGACAGATGGAAGTCTCTGAG ATCCACTCTGCTAAGCAGGGTCTGA